A single genomic interval of Fibrobacter sp. UWB13 harbors:
- a CDS encoding tyrosine-protein phosphatase, which yields MANVLKFESIDNARQLGGIPAGGSHVKHNLLFRSSNLSKATEHDLHRLRDDFGVHLVIDLRSDFEYMQKPDKLLDGMKSALIPVLDDSMHGDAFNKDQVVPATGVDFMEFLFGIARHPIANTLKDKLYNYFVDSDYASSQYAKVFETVVAQKGAPILWHCTSGKDRCGFCSALMLAALGADDNSILDDYAESENSYRKPLAAMTAKGRESGMTEEQLDILHFLVSVKREYLEIPLNRINAEYGSLLNFITQRMHVPTSTIDALREYYLE from the coding sequence ATGGCTAATGTTTTAAAGTTTGAATCGATTGATAACGCGCGACAGCTCGGCGGGATTCCGGCGGGCGGTTCCCATGTCAAGCACAATTTGCTCTTTCGCAGTAGCAATTTGTCCAAAGCGACGGAACATGATTTGCACCGTCTGCGTGATGATTTTGGCGTTCATCTGGTGATTGATTTGCGATCTGACTTTGAATACATGCAAAAGCCGGACAAGCTCCTCGATGGAATGAAATCCGCTTTGATTCCTGTTTTGGATGATTCCATGCATGGCGATGCATTCAACAAGGACCAGGTGGTGCCTGCGACGGGCGTGGACTTTATGGAATTCCTTTTTGGCATTGCGCGCCATCCGATTGCAAATACGTTAAAGGACAAACTCTATAATTACTTTGTGGATAGCGATTATGCGAGCTCGCAGTATGCGAAAGTCTTTGAAACTGTTGTTGCGCAAAAAGGGGCGCCTATTTTGTGGCATTGCACTTCGGGCAAGGACCGCTGTGGCTTTTGCTCTGCGCTGATGCTTGCTGCACTCGGTGCTGACGACAACTCTATTTTAGATGATTACGCCGAGTCCGAAAACTCGTACCGCAAGCCGCTTGCGGCGATGACTGCCAAAGGTCGTGAATCGGGAATGACGGAAGAACAGCTTGACATTCTACATTTCTTGGTGAGTGTCAAGCGCGAGTATCTTGAAATTCCGCTCAATCGCATCAATGCGGAATACGGTTCGCTACTGAACTTCATCACGCAGCGGATGCACGTGCCCACCTCGACCATTGACGCACTCCGGGAATACTACCTGGAGTAG